The Leifsonia williamsii genome includes a region encoding these proteins:
- a CDS encoding ABC transporter ATP-binding protein, whose translation MSDAAAIATSGLTKRFRGRAVVDGLDLLVPRGSVFGFLGPNGSGKTTTIRMLLGLVSPSAGAIEVLGERMPDRAAGVLPRVGALVEGPAFAPYLSGMANLVRRDTADRYAPGATRGARVAAALERVGLSHAAGKHVRAYSLGMKQRLGIAGALLTDRDLLVLDEPTNGLDPQGTREVRHLVRSLADGGTTVFVSSHLLAEIEQVCTHAAIMRAGRLVAQGSLDELRAASGPRIAVETPDGPLAASVLAARGLAAVVRDDGLEAPLPTEAPPVEELAAALVGAGVRLRGLAVRSSSLEERFVELTGEGFDVEQ comes from the coding sequence GTGAGCGACGCCGCCGCCATCGCGACGAGCGGCCTGACCAAGCGCTTCCGGGGACGTGCGGTGGTCGACGGCCTCGACCTCCTCGTCCCGCGCGGATCGGTGTTCGGCTTCCTCGGTCCGAACGGCTCGGGCAAGACCACGACCATCCGGATGCTGCTCGGCCTGGTATCGCCGTCGGCGGGTGCCATCGAGGTGCTCGGCGAGCGGATGCCCGACCGCGCTGCCGGTGTGCTGCCGCGGGTCGGCGCCCTGGTCGAGGGCCCGGCGTTCGCGCCGTACCTGTCTGGCATGGCCAACCTGGTGCGCCGCGACACCGCCGACCGGTACGCGCCGGGCGCGACGCGCGGCGCGCGCGTGGCGGCGGCGCTGGAGCGGGTGGGTCTTTCGCACGCCGCAGGCAAGCATGTGCGCGCGTACTCACTGGGCATGAAGCAGCGTCTCGGGATCGCCGGGGCGCTGCTGACCGACCGCGACCTCCTCGTGCTCGACGAGCCGACAAACGGCCTGGACCCGCAGGGGACGCGGGAGGTGCGGCATCTGGTGCGCTCGCTGGCGGACGGCGGAACGACGGTGTTCGTCTCCAGCCACCTCCTGGCCGAGATCGAGCAGGTGTGCACGCACGCGGCGATCATGCGGGCGGGCCGGCTGGTGGCCCAGGGCTCCCTGGACGAGTTGCGCGCCGCCTCCGGACCCCGGATCGCCGTGGAGACGCCCGACGGGCCGCTCGCAGCCTCCGTGCTCGCCGCCCGGGGCCTGGCGGCCGTGGTGAGGGACGACGGACTCGAAGCGCCCCTGCCGACGGAGGCGCCCCCGGTCGAGGAGCTGGCCGCCGCACTCGTGGGCGCCGGTGTGCGCCTGCGCGGCCTCGCCGTGCGCTCGTCGAGCCTGGAGGAGCGGTTCGTCGAGCTGACCGGGGAGGGCTTCGATGTCGAGCAGTGA